A portion of the Liberibacter crescens BT-1 genome contains these proteins:
- a CDS encoding phosphatase PAP2 family protein, which produces MSSDSRPLQVSRFLLISLFIFSFSVTLAISPYVNLIIDYKSLLQFLVIVITIICISNVLRVFFDFFLLRSIVEVIGWGFCLTPIIIISTYIAMHFNQPLADNTLSLVDERLGFHWESFIRFVDARPWLSFWLKESYSSFAFQLVIWPIILIFLKIPERAYIMVTSYGILCFVSSIVATWFPALGTYVYYHIDPDTLKNIDSLYGYHFLQQFHAVRDQSPFHLLFRDTAGIITFPSVHAAVATLCIWAAWPLKFLKWVSLLLNFLMMVSAVANASHYLIDIIAGAVVAIMSISFLVALIGRITKSDTFNFYKLQPLKEKIEIL; this is translated from the coding sequence ATGTCAAGTGATAGTAGACCTTTACAGGTATCTCGATTTTTATTGATTAGTTTATTTATTTTTAGTTTTAGTGTAACACTTGCTATTAGTCCTTATGTAAATTTAATTATAGATTATAAAAGTTTATTACAATTTTTAGTAATTGTTATCACTATTATTTGTATATCGAATGTTCTTCGGGTTTTTTTTGATTTTTTTCTTCTAAGATCTATCGTTGAAGTTATAGGATGGGGTTTTTGTTTAACCCCTATCATTATCATTTCTACATATATTGCTATGCATTTTAATCAACCTCTTGCAGATAATACGCTTAGCCTTGTAGATGAAAGGCTTGGTTTTCATTGGGAATCTTTTATAAGATTTGTTGATGCCAGACCTTGGCTTTCTTTCTGGCTGAAAGAAAGTTATTCATCTTTCGCATTTCAACTTGTAATTTGGCCTATAATATTGATCTTTTTAAAAATTCCTGAACGTGCTTATATAATGGTGACTTCTTATGGGATTTTATGCTTTGTATCAAGTATCGTGGCAACTTGGTTCCCAGCTCTTGGGACATATGTATATTATCATATAGACCCAGACACCTTGAAGAATATTGACAGCTTGTATGGGTATCATTTTCTTCAGCAATTCCATGCAGTACGGGATCAGTCACCCTTTCATTTATTATTCCGAGATACTGCAGGAATTATAACTTTCCCGTCCGTGCATGCAGCTGTTGCTACTTTATGTATATGGGCTGCTTGGCCTCTTAAATTTTTAAAGTGGGTTTCTCTTTTACTAAATTTTCTAATGATGGTTTCCGCCGTTGCTAATGCCAGTCATTATTTGATTGATATTATTGCTGGTGCTGTTGTCGCTATTATGTCGATTTCTTTTTTAGTGGCCTTGATTGGAAGAATTACAAAAAGTGACACATTCAATTTTTACAAGCTTCAACCTTTAAAAGAAAAAATTGAAATATTGTAA
- a CDS encoding phosphatase PAP2 family protein translates to MSSDSRPLQVSRFLLISLFIFSFSVTLAISPYVNLIIDYKSLLQFLVIVITIICISNVLQVFFDFFLLRSIVEVIGWGLCLTPIIIISTYIAMHFHQPLVDNTLSLVDERLGFHWISFIRFVDARPWLSFWLKESYSSFAFQLLIWPIILIFLKIPERAYIMVTSYGVLCFVSSIVATWFPALGTYVYYHIDPDTLKNIDSFYVYHFLQQFDAVRDQSPFHLLFRDTAGIITFPSVHAAVATLCIWAAWPLKFLKWVSLLLNFLMMVSAVANASHYLIDIIAGAVVAIMSISFLVALIGRITKSDTFIFYKFQPLKEKSEIL, encoded by the coding sequence ATGTCAAGTGACAGTAGACCTTTACAGGTATCTCGATTTTTATTGATTAGTTTATTTATTTTTAGTTTTAGTGTAACACTTGCTATTAGTCCTTATGTAAATTTAATTATAGATTATAAAAGTTTATTACAATTTTTAGTAATTGTTATCACTATTATTTGTATATCGAATGTTCTTCAGGTTTTTTTTGATTTTTTTCTTCTAAGATCTATCGTTGAAGTTATAGGATGGGGTCTTTGTTTAACCCCTATCATTATCATTTCTACGTATATTGCTATGCATTTTCATCAACCTCTTGTAGATAATACGCTTAGCCTTGTAGATGAAAGGCTTGGTTTTCATTGGATATCTTTTATAAGATTTGTTGATGCCAGACCTTGGCTTTCTTTCTGGCTGAAAGAAAGTTATTCATCTTTCGCATTTCAACTTTTAATTTGGCCTATAATATTGATCTTTTTAAAAATTCCTGAACGTGCTTATATAATGGTGACTTCTTATGGGGTTTTATGTTTTGTATCAAGTATCGTGGCAACTTGGTTCCCAGCTCTTGGGACATATGTATATTATCATATAGACCCAGACACCTTGAAGAATATTGACAGCTTTTATGTGTATCATTTTCTTCAGCAATTCGATGCAGTACGGGATCAGTCACCCTTTCATTTATTATTCCGAGATACTGCAGGAATTATAACTTTCCCGTCCGTGCATGCAGCTGTTGCTACTTTATGTATATGGGCTGCTTGGCCTCTTAAATTTTTAAAGTGGGTTTCTCTTTTACTAAATTTTCTAATGATGGTTTCCGCCGTTGCTAATGCCAGTCATTATTTGATTGATATTATTGCTGGTGCTGTTGTCGCTATTATGTCGATTTCTTTTTTAGTGGCTTTGATTGGAAGAATTACAAAAAGTGACACATTCATTTTTTACAAATTTCAACCTTTAAAAGAAAAAAGTGAAATATTGTAA
- a CDS encoding PLP-dependent aminotransferase family protein, whose translation MLNWEEKFSTRLNRMHSSEIRELLKLLERPDIISFAGGIPDANLLPKEFFKEAYESILSKNGSFALQYSISEGYLPLREFIASEMNEIGISCSAANIIITSGSQQALDYLGKLFLSPGDTAFVRAPTYLGALMAFNAYEPVYSCLSLDQTLYLKSYKDSGKDVRNKMKFAYVSSDFSNPTGETLDLKNRENLINFIDEMDIALIEDGAYQALRFDGEKIPPILALEIKQKGHINKTRVIYTGSFSKTLSPGIRIGWICANIEVIKKIILIKQASDLHVSTINQMAMHYAASYGLEAQLKKIKKVYSHRRDCMLTALSKHMPKSVTWTKPEGGMFIWMNLMEKLNTATLLKQSLESEKVAFVPGSSFFADRSGTNTLRISFSCTEKEIIEEGIERLSRLIRKEEALLDTT comes from the coding sequence ATGTTGAATTGGGAAGAAAAGTTTTCTACACGCTTGAACCGTATGCATTCATCTGAAATTCGTGAGCTTTTGAAATTATTAGAACGCCCCGATATCATTTCATTTGCTGGTGGAATTCCTGATGCAAATCTGCTTCCAAAAGAATTTTTTAAAGAAGCGTATGAAAGTATTTTATCTAAAAACGGGTCTTTTGCATTACAATATTCAATTAGTGAGGGTTACTTGCCCCTACGAGAGTTTATTGCTTCTGAAATGAATGAAATAGGAATCTCCTGTAGCGCAGCAAATATTATTATTACATCTGGATCTCAGCAAGCCCTTGATTATTTAGGAAAACTTTTCCTTTCTCCTGGTGATACCGCTTTTGTAAGAGCACCAACTTATCTTGGAGCCCTTATGGCTTTTAACGCTTACGAACCAGTCTATAGTTGTTTATCATTGGATCAAACTCTTTATCTTAAATCATATAAAGATTCAGGAAAAGATGTTCGCAATAAAATGAAGTTTGCATATGTTTCTTCTGATTTTTCAAATCCTACAGGAGAAACACTTGATTTAAAAAACAGAGAAAATCTAATCAATTTCATTGATGAAATGGATATTGCTCTTATTGAAGATGGAGCTTATCAAGCACTACGCTTTGATGGGGAAAAAATTCCTCCAATTCTTGCTCTTGAGATAAAACAAAAAGGGCACATTAATAAAACACGGGTTATATATACTGGTAGTTTTTCTAAAACCCTTTCTCCAGGAATTAGAATTGGTTGGATCTGCGCAAATATAGAAGTGATAAAGAAAATTATCTTGATCAAACAAGCTTCTGATCTTCATGTTTCAACTATAAATCAAATGGCCATGCATTACGCAGCCTCATATGGATTAGAGGCACAATTAAAAAAAATTAAAAAAGTTTATAGCCATAGACGCGACTGTATGCTTACTGCTTTATCCAAGCATATGCCAAAAAGCGTAACATGGACCAAACCAGAGGGGGGTATGTTCATCTGGATGAACCTAATGGAAAAACTGAATACCGCTACATTATTAAAGCAATCTCTTGAAAGTGAAAAAGTAGCTTTTGTTCCTGGGAGTTCTTTCTTTGCCGATCGATCAGGTACAAATACGTTAAGAATCTCTTTTTCTTGTACAGAAAAAGAAATTATAGAAGAAGGAATAGAAAGACTAAGTCGTTTAATTCGTAAAGAAGAAGCACTTCTTGATACGACATAA
- the ilvC gene encoding ketol-acid reductoisomerase yields the protein MRVYYDHDADLELIKSKNIAIVGYGSQGRAQALNLKESGITNIRIALQKSSETTKKVEDDALQVMSIQQASSWADFIMILTPDETHADIYENFIKPNIKDNAVLGFSHGLSIHFNLIVPKDSIDVIMIAPKGQGHAVRSEYMRGGGVPSLVAVHQNPSGTAFNLALSYACSIGSGRSGIIETNFKEECETDLFGEQAVLCGGLVELIRAGFETLVESGYAPEMAYFECLHEVKLIADLIYEGGISNMNHVISNTAEWGEYVSGPLIITNEVKAQMKSILKKIQTGQFVSEWMAEYRSGSKRFNDMRLKNKNHQIEKIGENIRNMMPWIHKNCLVTRDTN from the coding sequence ATGCGTGTTTATTATGATCATGACGCTGATTTGGAACTTATAAAATCAAAGAATATAGCAATAGTTGGTTATGGATCTCAAGGAAGGGCACAAGCTTTAAATTTAAAGGAAAGTGGGATTACTAACATCAGAATTGCCCTACAAAAATCCTCAGAAACTACGAAAAAAGTAGAAGATGATGCTCTCCAAGTAATGTCAATACAACAAGCATCTTCTTGGGCAGATTTCATCATGATTCTAACCCCTGATGAAACCCATGCTGATATATACGAAAACTTTATTAAACCTAATATAAAAGATAATGCCGTTCTAGGATTTTCTCACGGCCTCAGTATACATTTTAATCTTATTGTTCCAAAAGATAGCATTGATGTTATAATGATAGCACCTAAAGGACAAGGACATGCTGTACGTAGCGAATATATGCGCGGTGGAGGAGTCCCTTCTCTTGTTGCTGTTCATCAAAATCCTTCTGGAACAGCATTTAATTTAGCACTTTCTTATGCTTGTTCTATTGGTAGTGGCCGTTCAGGAATTATTGAAACAAACTTTAAAGAAGAATGCGAAACTGATCTTTTCGGAGAACAAGCTGTATTATGCGGAGGTTTAGTCGAGCTTATTCGCGCGGGATTTGAAACACTTGTTGAATCTGGGTATGCTCCAGAAATGGCCTATTTTGAATGTTTACATGAAGTAAAGTTAATTGCAGACCTTATCTACGAAGGGGGAATTTCTAATATGAATCATGTAATTTCCAATACCGCTGAATGGGGAGAATATGTATCTGGTCCGCTAATAATTACCAATGAAGTAAAAGCTCAAATGAAATCTATCCTTAAAAAGATACAAACAGGGCAATTTGTATCCGAATGGATGGCAGAATATCGTTCTGGATCTAAACGATTTAATGATATGAGACTCAAAAATAAAAATCATCAAATTGAAAAAATTGGTGAAAACATACGTAATATGATGCCTTGGATTCATAAGAATTGTCTTGTTACCAGAGATACGAACTAA
- a CDS encoding pyridoxine 5'-phosphate synthase codes for MAPKLSINLNAIAMIRNRRNLPWPNIIHIGRIALRAGAFGLTVHPRPDQRHIRFSDLPDIRQLLDTEFPNAELNVEGYPCEEFMALCRDIKPEQVTLVPDKPDQLTSDHGWDFIKHQEFLSTVVSQLKALGSNVSLFANADGEEKPLKAAKATQTDQIELYTGPYGGCFNNSKKEAFFLEKLAQTADIANRLSINVNAGHDLTVNNIPTLIKRIPYLFEISVGHAFAADAFEYGTKEAVLRLRHACGHTL; via the coding sequence ATGGCTCCCAAATTATCTATTAATCTCAATGCCATTGCTATGATACGTAATCGACGCAATCTTCCTTGGCCAAACATAATACATATAGGGAGAATAGCTCTTAGAGCTGGAGCTTTTGGCCTTACAGTGCATCCAAGACCTGATCAACGACATATTCGTTTCTCGGATTTGCCTGATATTCGTCAGTTACTAGATACAGAATTTCCAAATGCAGAATTGAATGTTGAAGGATATCCCTGTGAAGAATTCATGGCACTATGCAGAGATATAAAACCAGAACAAGTAACCCTTGTTCCTGACAAACCAGACCAACTTACATCTGATCACGGATGGGATTTCATCAAGCATCAAGAATTTCTTTCTACAGTTGTTTCTCAACTGAAAGCCTTAGGATCTAATGTCTCACTTTTTGCTAATGCCGATGGAGAAGAAAAACCTCTTAAAGCCGCTAAAGCAACACAAACTGATCAAATTGAGCTTTATACAGGCCCTTACGGAGGATGTTTTAACAATTCTAAAAAAGAAGCTTTCTTTTTAGAAAAACTTGCTCAAACCGCTGACATTGCTAACAGACTATCCATCAACGTTAATGCAGGACACGATCTTACAGTAAACAACATACCAACTTTGATCAAAAGGATTCCATATCTCTTTGAAATCTCTGTAGGTCACGCATTTGCAGCTGATGCATTTGAGTATGGCACAAAAGAAGCTGTTTTGCGACTTCGCCATGCTTGTGGACATACTCTTTAA
- the rpsU gene encoding 30S ribosomal protein S21, giving the protein MQVLVRDNNIDQALRALKKKMQREGIFREMKMRDYYEKPSEKRVRLKSEAIRRVRKLARKNAQKDAVK; this is encoded by the coding sequence GTGCAAGTACTTGTTCGCGATAATAATATTGATCAGGCCCTACGCGCCCTTAAAAAAAAGATGCAAAGGGAAGGTATATTTCGTGAAATGAAGATGCGAGACTATTATGAGAAGCCTTCTGAGAAACGTGTTAGGTTGAAATCTGAGGCTATTCGTAGGGTTAGGAAGCTGGCACGTAAAAATGCCCAGAAGGATGCTGTTAAGTAA
- a CDS encoding tetratricopeptide repeat protein yields MYCHSLKEKKAFIWRIISLPSKWFWLFSALIVISGCGDKDNLFLKNGMDRGHGSQENISSLSEVIRSNPLDPEGYNARGVAYARAGNFRDALQDFNMAVKLNHRYYEAYVNRALVYRNIRKYNEALADYDLALKIHPSYDVALIGRGNLYRKLGSIDKAFADFNKAINLNTTDGRAWHGQGLILQLKGQHERAIEAFSKAISLSPSSPEPYNGRGVSYVALKDDENAFDDFNTAINLDPNLAESWSNQALVYEMRGDYKKSLQSYLHAFNLDPNYAPSKIGLARVRSYIKNG; encoded by the coding sequence ATGTATTGCCATTCCTTGAAAGAAAAGAAAGCTTTTATTTGGCGTATTATTTCTTTACCATCTAAATGGTTCTGGTTGTTTTCTGCTCTTATAGTCATAAGTGGTTGTGGGGATAAAGATAATCTTTTTCTTAAAAATGGGATGGATCGAGGTCATGGTTCGCAAGAAAACATTTCTTCTTTAAGTGAAGTGATCAGGTCTAATCCTTTAGATCCTGAAGGGTATAATGCTCGTGGTGTTGCTTATGCTCGTGCTGGAAATTTTCGTGATGCGTTACAAGATTTTAATATGGCCGTTAAGCTTAATCATAGGTACTATGAGGCATATGTAAATCGAGCATTGGTGTATCGTAATATCAGGAAATACAACGAAGCCCTTGCTGATTATGATTTGGCTTTAAAGATTCATCCATCTTATGATGTAGCTTTGATTGGGAGAGGTAATTTATATCGTAAGCTTGGAAGTATTGATAAGGCATTTGCAGATTTTAATAAAGCAATAAATTTAAATACAACTGATGGAAGAGCATGGCATGGTCAAGGTTTAATATTGCAGTTAAAAGGTCAACATGAAAGGGCTATAGAAGCTTTCTCTAAAGCAATCTCTCTCTCTCCGTCATCTCCTGAGCCATATAATGGTCGAGGTGTTTCTTATGTAGCTCTTAAAGATGATGAAAATGCTTTTGATGATTTCAATACTGCTATAAATCTTGATCCAAATCTGGCTGAGTCTTGGTCTAACCAAGCTCTTGTGTATGAGATGAGGGGAGACTACAAAAAATCTCTTCAATCCTACTTGCATGCTTTTAATTTAGATCCTAATTACGCACCTTCTAAAATAGGTTTGGCACGAGTTCGTTCATATATTAAAAATGGTTAA
- the thiC gene encoding phosphomethylpyrimidine synthase ThiC — MLSNILNLKTGSIPQDVTQGPFPASKKIKIQGSIYPEVQVPMRQIFLHDSANEPPVIVYDSSGPYTNDIPDISVDKGLVRFREKWILERQDVDSYIPQSDKKSFTQDKDVAPAFPVTHRVFRAKKDKCVTQLAYARAGIITPEMEFVAIRENLGRKNMMQEQKGIGKSKNRIPDYIIPEFVRQEIASGRAIIPANINHPECEPMIIGRNFLVKINANIGNSAVTSSLSEEVEKMVWAIRWGADTVMDLSTGRNIHNIREWIIRNSPVPIGTVPLYQALEKVGGIAEELSWDVFRSTLIEQAEQGVDYFTIHAGLRLHYIPLTIDRVTGIVSRGGSIMAKWCLYHHRENFLYEHFEEICDICRDYDVSFSLGDGLRPGSIADANDAAQFAELETLGELTKIAWEKDCQVMIEGPGHVPMHQIQENMDKQLLICNEAPFYTLGPLVTDIAPGYDHITSGIGAAMIGWFGTAMLCYVTPKEHLGLPDRNDVKTGVITYKIAAHAADLAKGHPAARLRDDALSRARFEFRWEDQFNLSLDPETASVFHDETLPKEAHKRVHFCSMCGPKFCSMKISHDIRAVAKEKNFSEMKTKYREEGDLYIAQSKNS; from the coding sequence ATGCTAAGTAATATTTTGAACCTGAAAACAGGTTCCATCCCTCAAGATGTAACTCAAGGTCCATTTCCTGCTTCAAAGAAGATTAAAATTCAGGGCTCTATTTACCCTGAAGTTCAGGTTCCAATGCGTCAAATTTTTTTACATGATTCTGCAAATGAACCTCCAGTAATAGTTTATGATTCTTCAGGTCCTTACACTAATGACATACCTGATATTAGTGTTGATAAGGGGTTGGTTCGATTTCGTGAAAAGTGGATTTTAGAACGCCAAGATGTTGATTCTTATATTCCCCAATCAGATAAAAAATCTTTTACTCAAGATAAAGATGTTGCTCCTGCTTTTCCTGTAACTCATCGTGTTTTTAGAGCAAAAAAAGATAAATGCGTTACACAACTGGCTTATGCTCGGGCAGGTATTATTACTCCTGAAATGGAATTTGTAGCAATTCGTGAGAACCTTGGACGTAAAAATATGATGCAGGAACAGAAGGGAATAGGTAAATCTAAAAATCGTATTCCTGATTATATAATTCCAGAGTTTGTTCGACAAGAAATCGCAAGTGGACGCGCCATTATTCCTGCAAATATTAATCATCCCGAATGTGAGCCTATGATTATCGGAAGAAATTTTCTTGTGAAAATTAATGCAAATATTGGGAATTCTGCTGTAACATCATCACTATCAGAAGAAGTTGAAAAAATGGTATGGGCAATTCGATGGGGTGCTGATACTGTTATGGACCTTTCTACTGGTCGTAATATTCATAATATTCGTGAATGGATTATTCGTAATTCTCCTGTTCCGATAGGAACTGTTCCATTATATCAAGCTCTAGAAAAAGTTGGAGGTATTGCTGAAGAACTATCTTGGGATGTATTTCGTAGTACACTGATTGAACAGGCAGAGCAAGGTGTGGATTATTTTACTATTCATGCAGGACTAAGGCTCCATTATATTCCGTTAACAATAGATCGCGTAACAGGAATCGTATCTCGCGGTGGCTCTATAATGGCTAAGTGGTGTTTGTATCATCATCGTGAAAATTTTCTTTATGAACATTTTGAAGAGATTTGTGATATCTGTCGAGATTATGATGTTTCTTTCTCTTTAGGAGACGGTTTAAGGCCAGGTTCTATTGCTGATGCTAATGATGCTGCGCAATTTGCTGAACTAGAAACATTAGGTGAGTTAACAAAAATTGCTTGGGAGAAAGATTGTCAGGTCATGATTGAGGGGCCTGGTCATGTTCCTATGCATCAAATACAAGAAAATATGGATAAACAGTTATTAATCTGTAATGAAGCTCCATTTTACACTCTTGGGCCGCTTGTTACTGATATTGCCCCCGGTTATGATCACATAACATCCGGTATAGGTGCGGCAATGATTGGTTGGTTTGGTACTGCTATGTTGTGTTACGTAACTCCTAAAGAACACCTTGGGCTTCCAGATCGTAATGATGTCAAGACAGGCGTTATTACTTATAAAATAGCTGCACATGCTGCTGATTTAGCTAAGGGACATCCTGCAGCACGTCTTCGAGATGATGCTTTATCTCGTGCACGTTTCGAGTTTCGTTGGGAGGATCAGTTTAATTTATCTTTAGATCCTGAAACAGCAAGTGTTTTTCATGATGAGACTTTACCAAAAGAAGCGCATAAGCGTGTGCATTTTTGTTCAATGTGTGGCCCTAAATTCTGTTCAATGAAGATTTCTCATGATATTCGAGCAGTAGCAAAAGAGAAAAACTTTTCTGAAATGAAAACAAAATATCGAGAGGAAGGAGATTTATATATAGCACAATCAAAAAATTCCTAA
- a CDS encoding D-alanyl-D-alanine carboxypeptidase family protein — MPTQKNRLKHAVSLITTTLFLCFIIFQAYASPYILIDADTKKIILENESSRLWHPASLTKLMTTYIAFSMIRDGQVTFKTPIVISKHAANQPPVKMHFQPGSQLTLDNALKIMLIRSANDIAIAIAENLSKTEQSFVLRMNQEAKKLGLLSTHFVNPHGLTQKNQYNYTTARDLAILSLAIRNEFPNYLNYFSLPGFKIHEKNYFNSNWLIGHFPGANGMKTGYTCSSGFNLISSATQKGRTVIAVVLGTEDLNKRNTISQKLLLEGFLHYPTSNMKTLSSKKNISNNLPDIKEKICNKKNDLLNSQLLAEEKNIQERENLNLLNINLLKDTKKIKKNKIPSRKNNTKKISRY; from the coding sequence ATGCCGACCCAAAAAAACAGACTCAAGCATGCTGTGTCTTTAATAACAACTACTCTATTCTTATGTTTTATAATTTTTCAAGCATACGCAAGCCCTTATATATTGATTGACGCAGACACAAAGAAAATCATACTTGAAAATGAATCATCAAGGTTATGGCATCCTGCTTCCCTTACCAAATTAATGACAACTTATATCGCTTTTTCCATGATACGAGATGGCCAAGTAACTTTTAAAACTCCTATTGTGATCAGTAAGCATGCGGCTAACCAGCCACCTGTAAAGATGCATTTTCAACCAGGATCACAACTAACACTTGATAACGCTTTAAAAATAATGCTTATTAGATCGGCAAACGACATTGCCATAGCAATAGCTGAAAATCTTAGCAAAACAGAACAATCTTTTGTTTTACGTATGAATCAAGAAGCAAAAAAGCTTGGACTATTGTCTACTCATTTTGTAAATCCTCACGGCCTTACACAAAAAAATCAATATAATTATACTACAGCAAGAGATCTGGCAATATTATCTTTAGCTATAAGAAATGAATTCCCTAACTACCTTAATTATTTTTCGCTACCAGGTTTCAAAATCCATGAGAAAAATTACTTTAATTCTAATTGGCTTATTGGACACTTTCCTGGAGCAAACGGCATGAAGACAGGCTATACATGTTCTTCTGGATTTAATTTAATTTCTTCTGCTACTCAAAAAGGACGTACTGTTATTGCTGTTGTTTTAGGTACTGAAGACTTAAATAAACGTAACACTATATCTCAAAAATTACTGCTTGAAGGATTTTTACATTATCCAACCAGTAACATGAAAACATTGTCATCTAAAAAAAATATCTCTAACAATCTCCCAGATATTAAAGAAAAAATTTGCAATAAAAAGAATGATCTCCTTAATAGCCAATTGTTAGCAGAAGAAAAAAACATACAAGAAAGAGAAAACCTTAACCTTTTAAACATTAATCTTTTAAAGGATACAAAAAAAATTAAAAAAAATAAGATCCCATCTCGAAAAAACAATACCAAAAAGATTTCAAGATATTAA
- the cydD gene encoding thiol reductant ABC exporter subunit CydD — MSQTKVAHLPRWAAILQVIASIFGLIQIALIAKIIGVVVLERQYKVVFMVLIFFISGLMRFAIDALGCRVAFKFAYSFVSQKRQEMLERWRNISPLDINCPSSGKVASVFSEQSEMVVSYLSRFQPIALKACILPIIIFFLVLYYSWIAAFILLITAPLIPLFMILIGWHAKEASQKHLSEVGELNAMLIDRLKGLLTIRSLDAVEITAQKLRDHSENLCRRTMEVLKIAFLSSAVLELFSSLSVAMIAVYVGFSLLGQINFGAWGRQITLYEGLFILLLAPAFFEPLRELSSVWHERAAGEVALKQLETLGNRALRMVPVDHKMISCKGPPSVHLQDICFRYNKIDRLLFNKFNLSVFPGEHIALFGPSGCGKSTILSLIAGFVIPEEGHIRVGNIAINGYTILSARSRMAWVDQNPYFFSGSIKSNLRLALLEANDQQISNALKDVFLDIAPDTLIGEGGMGLSGGEALRLALARTLLKPNVDIFLIDEPTAHLDSETASFITKSLLSVTKNHTLIVSTHDIKLASLMDRVIPIEDIKNSLI; from the coding sequence ATGTCTCAGACTAAAGTAGCACACTTACCAAGATGGGCAGCTATTTTACAGGTTATAGCGAGTATTTTTGGGCTCATTCAAATTGCTTTAATAGCTAAAATTATTGGAGTTGTTGTTCTAGAAAGACAATATAAAGTTGTTTTTATGGTATTGATCTTTTTCATTTCTGGATTAATGAGGTTTGCAATTGATGCTTTAGGGTGTCGGGTTGCTTTTAAGTTTGCCTATTCTTTTGTGTCACAAAAAAGACAGGAAATGCTAGAGCGATGGAGAAATATTTCTCCTCTCGATATTAATTGTCCTTCTTCAGGAAAAGTTGCAAGTGTTTTTAGTGAGCAATCTGAGATGGTAGTATCTTATTTATCACGATTTCAACCCATAGCTTTAAAAGCATGCATATTGCCTATAATTATTTTTTTCTTGGTATTGTATTATTCATGGATAGCAGCGTTTATTCTTCTTATTACAGCACCTTTAATTCCTCTTTTTATGATATTAATTGGTTGGCATGCGAAAGAAGCTAGTCAAAAGCATCTTTCTGAAGTTGGTGAATTAAATGCTATGCTTATTGATCGCTTAAAAGGTTTGTTGACTATTCGTTCTCTTGATGCTGTTGAGATAACGGCTCAAAAATTGAGAGACCATTCTGAGAATTTATGTAGAAGGACAATGGAAGTATTAAAGATAGCTTTTTTATCTTCTGCTGTTCTAGAGCTTTTTTCTTCCTTATCTGTTGCAATGATTGCTGTTTATGTAGGTTTTAGTTTACTAGGTCAGATTAATTTTGGTGCATGGGGTAGACAAATAACATTGTATGAGGGTTTATTTATCTTGTTATTGGCACCAGCTTTTTTTGAGCCATTACGTGAATTGTCTTCTGTTTGGCATGAGAGGGCTGCTGGAGAGGTCGCGCTTAAACAACTTGAAACTTTAGGGAATAGAGCGTTAAGAATGGTCCCGGTAGATCATAAGATGATTTCTTGTAAAGGGCCTCCTTCAGTACATTTGCAAGATATTTGCTTTAGGTATAATAAAATCGACAGGCTTTTATTTAATAAATTTAATCTTTCAGTCTTTCCTGGGGAACATATAGCCTTGTTTGGCCCTAGTGGGTGCGGTAAATCTACTATACTTTCTTTGATTGCAGGATTTGTAATTCCTGAAGAGGGGCATATTAGGGTAGGGAATATTGCAATAAATGGATACACAATATTATCAGCCCGTTCTCGTATGGCATGGGTTGATCAAAATCCGTATTTTTTTTCTGGTAGCATTAAATCTAACCTGCGATTGGCTTTATTAGAAGCCAATGATCAACAGATTTCGAATGCACTGAAGGATGTTTTTTTGGATATTGCCCCAGACACTCTTATTGGAGAAGGAGGTATGGGTCTTTCAGGAGGTGAAGCCTTAAGATTGGCGTTAGCGCGTACCTTGTTAAAACCAAACGTAGATATTTTCTTGATTGATGAACCAACAGCACACTTAGATTCTGAAACAGCTTCCTTCATCACTAAAAGTTTGCTGTCTGTAACCAAAAATCATACATTAATAGTGTCAACACATGATATAAAACTTGCTTCTTTAATGGACCGAGTTATTCCCATTGAAGATATTAAAAATAGTTTGATATGA